A genome region from Vanessa cardui chromosome 24, ilVanCard2.1, whole genome shotgun sequence includes the following:
- the LOC124540237 gene encoding uncharacterized protein LOC124540237: MANKCNQCGKFLSTTDGAKCNKCNSVFHRLCVNVSPDSRLPARWTCPGCRRTENKNKSVVNTESPSMGDIFTDASSADNEEKNSAVCLAEEMRLLRLELMSVTREITSFRVELTRMNDNMAEFNKRVDNVEERLTSLEEKNSGSVDQNLNDVIAQLKSDINDREQKSLINDIQITGLPERSGENAIHLTLAVTKKLGMALDSCDIVSAERAGPHRALVSSEERQRPRPVIVRLARRSLRDDVIKAARVRRGTDTSGVTDGNPSRVYINEHLTRFNRLLFYKAREEGKRHGWRFIWTREGRIYMRRETDTAVQRIRTECDLSKIFGLK; encoded by the coding sequence ATGGCCAACAAATGTAATCAATGTGGCAAGTTCTTATCAACTACAGATGGCGCAAAGTGCAATAAGTGTAATTCGGTATTCCATCGATTATGCGTCAACGTTAGCCCCGACTCCCGCCTCCCCGCGCGCTGGACGTGCCCAGGGTGCCGCAGAACGGAAAATAAGAATAAGTCTGTCGTAAATACTGAGTCGCCTTCTATGGGTGATATATTTACAGATGCTAGTTCGGCTGATAATGAGGAGAAGAACTCAGCGGTATGCTTGGCTGAGGAAATGAGGCTTCTGCGGTTAGAGCTTATGTCGGTCACGCGAGAGATAACTTCGTTCAGGGTTGAGTTGACGAGAATGAACGACAATATGgccgaatttaataaaagggTCGACAACGTAGAGGAGCGTTTGACTTCTTTGGAAGAAAAAAACTCGGGGTCTGTcgatcaaaatttaaatgatgtcATTGCGCAATTAAAATCAGACATCAACGATCGTGAACAAAAGTCGCTAATAAATGACATCCAAATAACGGGTTTGCCGGAACGGAGTGGTGAGAATGCTATCCATCTGACTCTAGCGGTCACGAAGAAATTAGGCATGGCTCTCGACTCCTGCGATATTGTGAGCGCGGAGCGAGCCGGCCCGCATCGCGCACTAGTGTCGAGTGAGGAGCGTCAGCGTCCGCGACCAGTGATCGTGCGATTGGCGCGGCGGTCTCTGCGCGACGATGTCATAAAGGCGGCGCGGGTACGACGCGGGACCGACACATCAGGCGTCACTGACGGCAATCCGTCCCGAGTCTATATCAATGAGCACCTGACTCGGTTTAATCGCCTGTTGTTTTATAAAGCGAGAGAGGAGGGCAAACGACACGGGTGGCGCTTCATATGGACGCGAGAAGGGAGAATATATATGCGACGTGAGACGGATACAGCAGTACAACGCATTCGGACAGAATGTGATTTAAGTAAgatttttggtttaaaataa